The sequence GTAGATATCGAAAATTCAACCGCCTCATGTATTTCTATAATGACATGTTTCTGACATCTGATTGAAAGATCTTTGTCTCTGTTTGATCATATGGACTGATGCAATTCTCTGAATTTGcatgcattttatttttgtgttattttacTTGCTAGTTTTGGCAAAGGGAGGTAGCCAACTTAAGGCAACAACTGCAGAGCTTGAAAGAACATCATCGGTACAATCTTTCTCCTGCAGTTTTAAATTGAACAATTTTGTTTGAGCACACAAACACTCAAATAATGATGGCTGCAAGTAAGGTACCATTTAATGGATAATAGTGCTCATAATATGCTTCATAGAATCCTTTACAATGTCCAAACAGGTATGATATCTAATTATATGTATCTACCATATATAATCCAAACTCTATATATAGCAAAGGTAGCAAATCAGAAATGGCTTCGCACATCCCACCGAACGCGACACTAAAAGTAATAGACATTAGATTGTGAAAATATAACAAACACCCGATGATAATCTGCATTCTGGTATGACAGGCAGTGTATGGGAGAACAGCTTTATGGCTTGAGTGTCAAAGAACTGAAGGGTCTAGAAATTCAATTAGAAATGAGTCTGCAGGGTATTCGTATGCAAAAGGTCAGATCAAATGCTTTAATTTGTGTATAATCTCATTTCCTGCTGATATCTATTGATTTTGGTAGAAGTTTGACAAATAACAAGCATTGAAACTCTTGCAGGAACAAATATTAACTGATGAAATAGAAGAGCTCAATGAAAAGGTCTTTCCAGAAACACATAATTGCTCATTCCTTGTTACACATTCCACCTAAGagttaattcaatttcaaccATCATAGCATTTTCTTATTTCTCTGATCCATGCAGAGCAATCTTATTCATCAACAAAACATGGAACTCTTTAACAAGGTAAATCTCATTCGTCAAGAAAAAATGGAATTACTCAAGCAGGTATTCTATAACTACAACATGTAATAAAACATCATAAAAACATCACTAATTGACTTCACATGTATCAGGTTTATGGCACAACTGCTGTAAATTCAGAGAGCAGAAATGCCTGCATTCCCTATGGCATGAGCATAAGTGATGATTCGCATGTCCCGAACCAGTTTCAGCTGCGCCGGCCAAACCAACAAACTTAACATACACCACAAAGAGCAATCAAAACGGGTAAAATTCTCATTCACATTCtttaattgagaaaaataaacctCCACTATGTAACATTTTCATCTAAAATGTGCTGATCAAAATGCAGCAGCAGTCTATATATCAAAGTATCTCAGGATCGTGGACAAATGTTAGCAGACTTGCCCTAAACAAAATAACTTACAACCCAAGTATATAAtgtaaaacttttttttttcttttcgctGGAGAGCATAGATTGTTAAAAGTCTAGCTAAGTTCCTTTTGTGCCCTGGTGGGATtgtcttgttttttttcttctttttttttccgcCTGTTGGGCTTGCTGTTATGGCAGTTGTAATTGTTGGGTTTCTCCTCCCTGGGGCTTTTTTGTGCTCTTCATGGGCTTTGATGGCCCGGTAAAAGCTTTCCTTTGTCTAataaaatttctatttatttgcaatacaa comes from Prunus dulcis chromosome 6, ALMONDv2, whole genome shotgun sequence and encodes:
- the LOC117631686 gene encoding MADS-box transcription factor 23-like; protein product: MGRGKIVIRRIDNSTSRQVTFSKRRKGLIKKAKELAILCDAEVGLMIFSSTGKLFEFSSNSMKSVIEKYNKSKEGQQQLLNQASEMKFWQREVANLRQQLQSLKEHHRQCMGEQLYGLSVKELKGLEIQLEMSLQGIRMQKEQILTDEIEELNEKSNLIHQQNMELFNKVYGTTAVNSESRNACIPYGMSISDDSHVPNQFQLRRPNQQT